In Magnetococcales bacterium, the sequence AGGGCTGATATCAGTGCCTTGGGAATGAAAATGGTGATGTGGTACATCGGTTCCACCTTCACGCTGGCCGGGCTTGTTGTCGCGGCACTCAAGCTTCTCCGCTGATTTTTTCTGCCAGCGATTTCGAATGGTAACCCACGATGACTTGGCCCATTGCCACGATGCGCTTCGTCTTATCCGAGAACTAATTGATTTTTAAGTATTTTCAAGCCAGGTGCATGATGCTTCTTCGGATGTGGAATTGTCATGTAAATTCAAGATGAACTGGTCATGGCAAGGCACCACCGAATTTTCCCGGAAACCATACTGCAAAATGGACGGGGTCAAAACGGGGGGATAAAATTGGTTGGGGTATCCCAGGGAATTTTTTGTTCCGGATCCATCCAGGTGGGAACCAGGCCGGCCAGCAGACGGGCCACTTCCAGGACCGAGTTGGGCGTGGGAAAGCGACGGACATGGACCCCATCGAACCGGCTGGGAAAGTTGTATCCCCCATAGGCTGAATAGAGGTAACGATACACGGAGCGTGCCTTGAGAAAAGCCTCCCGGGTGATGTTTTTGCCATGCACGCCGAATGGAAAGGCAAAATGGTGAACCGGTTCGTCCAGGATCTCTTCCAGTATTTCCCGACTGCGCTGCAATTCAAAATCGACCTGCGGCCCCGTATTCTGCCCCAGATCGGCGTGCCACATGGTGTGGGAACCGATGCCGAAACCACGGCGACGCAAAGTTCGCACATCATCCGCTGTCAATAGATCAAATCCCAACGGCGTTGCCCGTTCCAGCATCAATCCAGGCGAAATGAACAACGTCGCCGGATGACCGTGCATTTCCAGCCAGGGCAGGGCCGTGATCAGGTCGCTTGCATAACCGTCATCGATGGTAATGGCCACGGCCAGGCGGGAATTGTGGCCACTGGCCAAACGCCGGACGGCCATGTCCAGGGAGATCACTTCCGCATGTTGATGTATGAAGGTGATCTGACGGACAAACTCTTCCAGGGGCAGGGTGATGCCATGCCCATGATCGTTGGCGGTGCGATGATAGTACAAAACCACGATGGGGGCATCCCCGACGGCGATCCGATGCGCCAGGTGTTCCTGACCGGCCTGACGGGATTGGAGGTATTGAGCAGACTCCTGGAGAATGGCACCGGACCGCTCTTCCGAAGCGTGATGCCGGTACCGCGGCATTTCCAGGATCCGCTGCCGGCGCTGCCGGGCCACCCGACCAGAAAAAATGTTCGCAAAACCGGCCTGGGGGTCCGGATGGAACGAGTGTCCACGTCCACCTGGCAGGGTCAGGGGCGCACGGCCGATCAAACCGGCTTGATTGGCACAAAAATTTTGCATCCATTCCCGGATCAGAAGCAGACTCGACTGTGTCCCCAGAATGGCCAGGCTTTCCAGGGTCGCACAAGGCTCAATGGCGAGAAGACGTTGGGCGGCAATTTCGCCGGCAGCCCGCTCTGGAGACCCCCACCAGCGCAGGGTCAACAGGATGTGTTCGCGAGCGGTCAGGAGTTCCAGGAGACCCGGTTGCCAGGCAATCCTGCCGGGCAGCAACGGTCCACCATAAACCTGCAAGGATCCCAGATGGGGTACCTGCAACAAGGAGGTCTCCGACCAGCCGTCTGCCAGGACGATGCCCAAATCCGGTTGGCGGCGTGCCAACTCCCTGCCGATGCTCCGGGGAGAGTCGGCATCCAGGCAATCACAGGCAATTCCAAAGTCCTGACACCAGGCAACCCAGGAAGCCGGAGTCACGGCACGGGCCGGATAATCTGCCGTAAACGCCTGCTCCACAGCCCGGACGGCCTGCCGGATCGGCAAATCCGGACCCCGCTCTGCCCAGTATCCTGGAAAACGATAGATTCCCCGTTTCAACAGGCTTTTCCGGTGCCCCGAGCAACATCGACCACTGGCCACCACAACCCCGTCCAGAATCACTCCGCGCATGCCAGCCAGTTCACGCACCAGCCAGAGAGGACCGGGGGCCGGTGATGCCGCCACGAAAAAGATCAATTTGAGTGGACGCATCACAAACAGTTCATTTGATGTTGTACTGGTCCAGTTTCCGGTACAGATTGCTGCGGCTCATACCCAATATTTTGGCCGCAACGATTTTTTTCCAATGTGCCGCTTCCAGGGCTTGAAGGATCCGTCCTTTTTCATCCGGATCCTCATCAGGATTGATGGACGAAGCTGCCGGAAGATGTTTTTCGGCTGCATCGTGATCAGGCGATTTCACCGGTTTCGCACTCCTGGAATCCATTTTTTCCGGAGTGATTCTGTCGGGAAGAATGTCATTTGAAACGATTTCTTCGAGATCGTTTGACCCGGCATTGTTTTCCCCGAAATAATAAGGAGAAAAGTCAGACGAATCGATCTCCCTGTGGAGGGCGGTGAGTCGTTCGGGAACCTCTCCACTCAGGATATCACCGGCACCGGTTTTGTTGAATTTCTGGTACTCCCTGGGCAGATGTTCCATCCGGATTTCATTTTGACGGCAAAAGGCAAAGGCATGTTCGATGACATTTTCCAGTTCCCGAATATTGCCAGGCCAGGCATGCTTCTGGAACAGATCCATGACCGTATGATCCAATCTGTTGATGTGTTTGTTGTGTTTGGTATTGAATTTTTGCAAAAAATGCTGGGTCAGAAGGGGAAGATCGTCGGACCGTTCCCGCAGGGGAGGCAGGTGGATTTCGACCACCTTGAGACGGAAATAGAGATCTTCGCGAAACTCTCCTTCAAGGATGCGTTTTTGCAGATCACGATTGGTGGCGGTGATGATCCGGACATTGACCTTGACCGTGCGCGACTCCCCGACCGGCTCGAACTCCCGTTCCTGGATGATGCGCAGAAGACGGGTCTGCATGGAGTGTGGAATATCCCCGATTTCATCCAGAAAGATGGTCCCCTTGTCGGCCATTTGAAAACGGCCCATGCGGTTTTTGATGGCACCGGTAAACGCCCCCTTGACATGACCGAACAGTTCATCTTCGAGAAGAGACTCCGGCAATCCCGAACAATTGACCTTGATGAAGGGTCCGCCTCTGCGGCGACTCTCCGCGTGCAGGGCCTCGGCAATGAGTTCCTTGCCGGTACCGGATTCGCCGGTGATCAGGATGGTGGTATCCATGCCGGCAACATCTTCGATGAGATTGTAGATTTCCATCATGCGGGCGTTCTGGCCAATGAGGCGATGAAACCGGCTCCGCGGACCGCGCAATGGACCTGGTCCAGTGTGCCGGGTGTGATCGTAAACCACAAACACCACCCCATCAAAACGCCCGGCATTGCCCCAGATTGGTGCGGCAGAGACTTGCATGGAAAGGGACTGTTGATCCTGTTCAAGGGTGCAGGAACGTTCCTCCCGGCGCACGGCCTGACGATTTTCGACAATCCGCTGAAAAATTTCTTCCAGATAGGAACCACACGGCGTCAGTTCCGCAATGGTGATGGGACGTCCGGTATCGGGGGGAAAGCCGCACAAACGGTGGGCAGCCTCATTGGCATTGAGAACAATCATGTTTTCATCGACCAGAATGACAACCTCTTCGACCCCGTCCATGACGGCATCCAGTTGCTGACGCAAAAGGTGGCGCCGCCCGGATACGGCCCGAAACTCCAAGGCCTGTTGGATGGATTTCAATAACCGGGTCGAGGTGACAGGATCGGTCAGATGATCGAAGACCAGAATGGTGATGCCTTCGGAGACGGGTTTGCCACCAACCAGCAGCAGGGGTGCGCCCAGACTCAGCTTCTGGATTTTTCCCAGCCATTCCGGGTCCGGGCCATGGGCCGGGACTCCGACCAGAATGAGATCGAAAGCACCGCCGGTCAGGGCATCCACCGTCGAATCCCTTCCCCGGATGGTCTTGACCTGGAAATTTGTTCCAGACAGCCAAGCTTCAACGGGAACCGGCAGATCGGCCTCTTCGCGTACAATCAAAATGCGGGGCCTGTAGGTCATCGATATCACTCCGCTCCAGCCTGATGACGGGTCAGGGTTCGGGAGTCCATCCCAAACCATCCCTGGTGTATGTCCAGGTTCGTATCCGCCAGGGTTGCCGATTTCGCCTGTCCATTTCCGCCTGTCCATGTCACTTCCGCTCGAACCTGATGACGAATCAGGGTCCGGGCGTTTGTCCCAAACCAGCCAAGGATTATCTCCAGATTTGTGTCCACCAGAGCTTTCGATTCCGCATGACGGGCAAAAAGGAGCTGCTCTGCCTCGCGGATGAGACACTGTCCAAGAGTATGTCCCAGACCGACCATGGGACACTCCAGGCTTGTGTCCATGAAGGTTTCCGGTATTTGTCTGAAGCTCACAGCCGCAAGGGTTTTCGGCTCTGTCTGATGGCCAAAAAGGAGCTGTTCCGCATCGCGGATGAGACACTGTCCAAGAATATGTCCCAGACCGGGCATGAGACACTCCAGGCTCGTGACCGCCAGAGTTTTTGCCCTGCACAATGGTCGAAAATCTGTCGCTGGAACACTTCTGGGACAAAATGTCCTGGACATTTTGTCCCACAGCACCCTTTTGCGCAGGCAAATCTTGCCTCACAGGCGTCCCTCAACGCAAGGAGAGGGGAAATCAAAGAGTTCATCAAACATAATAACTCATAAAAAACAATATATTACAAAATACACACATAATTGCCTCTGGTGATGGCAAGGAAGATGCATATTTATTAGCAAAGCAGAAGATTCTAATGTTGTGATCAAGACCCGGCAGGATGCCACAGGAAGAGCGCCATGAAAACGAAAAAGAAGGAACGTCCCTCTCCGAAGCGACGAACCTCATCCACCTGAATCCGAGCCATCCCCCGGATGGTTGCAGTTTAAAGAACAGAACAAGTTTGCAAGAAGTCTCTGATCCGAAGGAAAGAACCATGAACGCCAAAGGAATGAAATTCACCGCAGCACTGTTGGCCCTGGCCGGGATGGCCGCCTTGTCACAGATGGGGGACAGCCGCTCCGAGTCGGAACCGCAACAACTCACCATGGCTGCCATGGATGGTCAGTTGCAACAGGTCGATCAACTGCTGGCCCAGGGAGCCGATGGCAATGCCCGTGGCTACATGGGTCGCAACGCCCTGATGCTGGCCGCCGAGAATGGTCATGCCGATGTGGTGCGCCACCTGCTCGCCAAAGGGGCGGAAGTGAATGTGCGCGACTCGTGGAACTATACACCCCTGATGCTGGCCGCCCAATGGGGCTCGAAAGAGATCGTTGAAACCCTGATCGCTGCCGGCGCGGATCCGTCCGTACATACACGCAGTGGCATCGATGCTGTCATGCTGGCCGCCCGCTATCAATATCCGGAACTGGTCCAGCTTCTGATCGAGCGCGGTGCCCCGGTGGATCGGGCCGATGCCCAGGGCAAAACAGCCCTGATGCTCGCCTCCGAACGCGGTTTTGACAACGTCGCCAAAGTGCTGCTGGCCCATGGTGCCAACCCCAACCAGCAAGCCCGGGAAGGATATACCGCCCTCATGCTGGCCGCCAAAGGCGGACATGACAAAACCGTCAAGGCCCTCCTGAGTGCCAAGGCCGATTTGAGTCCACAACATGAATGTGGTTGCACAGCACTTCTCCTGGCGGCGGAAAAGGGATACACTGGGATCGTGGAAGACATTCTCGCCAGCGGAGCCAATGTAAACGCTGCCAATGACGAGGGAACCACAGCCCTGATGTTTGCCGCCCGGCACGATCACCTGGACACCGTGCGTGCCCTGATCGCCCGGGGTGCAAACCCGGGTCAGACCGACAAGGAAGGCAAAACCGCCATCGACTATACGACCAGTCGGGATCAGAATTCCGCCATCCGCCGCCTGATCGCCGCCGATGCCGGTCACGCCTGAGGACAGGGGGCAACCTCGCCTTCACCCGGAAATAACGGGGTTGCCCATGGAAACAACACGCTGAAAGAGGCCCGGGGAGACCTGACTCATGACGCAGACCTCCGAAAGGAGAATCGCCACAGCGGTTCTCCTTTCCGTCGTTTCGATCTTCACGTTCCTGTGGGGTTCTCCCGCCCAGGCCATCGATAAAGGCACCAATGCCTACTGTGAACGGTGCCACGGCATGCCCACCCTGGCGCAACACGACCCACGCACCGGTCGGCTCATCAGCCTTTTCGTGGACCAGAAAAAGCTGGAGCAATCCAGCCACAAGAAACAAGAGTGCCTGGATTGTCACGGCAAAGGTTTCAAACAGTACCCGCATGATGCCGCATCAAGTTTGGAAACACGCCATTGTGTCGATTGTCACATGGAAAACAGCCGTTTCCAGCGCAATAAATTCGAGCGCATCGAACGTGAGTTCCTGAACAGCGTTCACTTCCAATCCATGCCGGACCGGTTCGACTGCTTTTCCTGTCACGAACCACACTCCTTCCAGACCGTCCCCAAGGAAAGCGAAATCAGCCTCCTGGTCCTGCGCGACAATCAAATCTGCCTGACCTGCCATAAAACCCAGGCAGGCACCGCTTCCCTGACCAAACGACGCTTCGCCAGCCTGGAAACAACCCACAATTGGCTGCCCCAGGTGGCGTTGCACTGGCGCTCGGTCCGCTGCCTGGAGTGCCATACCCCCACCCTGGGAGGCAATCACGTCATCCTGAAAGCAACCTATGCAGAACGCAATTGCGTGGCCTGCCACACCCGTGACTCCATCCTGTTGACCAAACTTTACAAATTTCGTGCCCAGGAAGATCGCCAGAAAGCCGGATTCATCAACAGCGTGGTCCTCAACGATGCCTATATCGTCGGCATGACGCGCAATGCCTGGCTGGATCGTTTCAGCCTGATCCTGGTTGGTTTGACCCTCCTGGGTGTCACCCTGCACGGATTGGGTCGAATACTCGCCGCCAGGAGATCAAAATGACCTCCCTGTCAATCCTGAACGGCCACATCCTCGCGGATGCCGCCCGGCACGGATCGGGTCGGGCGTCTGCTGCCAGGAGACCGAAACATGAATAAAATGATCGAGTTGTACCCAATATGGTTGCGAATCTGGCACTGGTTCAATGCGGGAAATTTTCTGCTTCTCCTGCTCTCGGGCATGGTGCTGCACTTCCCGGAAGCAACCTTGGGCATCCTCTCGTTTCCTACCGCCCGCATGTTGCATAACCTTTGCGGCGTCCTGATGGCCGTGGGTTACGGAATCTACCTGATCAATTCCATGCTTACCCGGAATTGGCGACATTACCTCCCGGAACACAAAGGTTTCGTGCCGCGCATGCTGGCCCAGATCCGCTTTTATGCCGTGGATATCTTCCAGGGCAAACCTCAACCATTTCCGCCCACGGTGTGCGCCAAGTTCAATCCATTGCAACAAGTCACCTACCTGGGAGTCATGTTTGGCCTCGTGCCGGTACTGGTCGTGACCGGAATTTTGTTCCTCTTTCCCGAATATGCCCCTGACCAGATCCTGGACCGGGGTGGCATCTGGCCGCTGGCCCTGTTGCATCAGGCTACGGCTGCCCTTCTCACCGCTTTTCTCGTGGGCCACATCTACCTGGCCACGGCAGGTGAAACCCCGGCCAGTGAATTCCGTAAAATGCTGACCGGTGAACAAATCCGTGACGACGCCTGAAAGGCCGTCCGTGTCACATACCGACCGGTGAGCCGATCCGCAGTGACACGTTCTTTCCACTTTTTTTGCAGCGATCCAGTGCGGGGGAGTGACACGATGACAGGAAAAACAGCCAATTCCCAAAGTGGCATGGGACACATGACCATCATGGGCCTGCTTGTGGTCGTACTTCTGCTGGCAGGTACCGGCAAGAAGTGGATCTATCCCTATTTTTTTGAACAATATACCGGGGTCGTCAACCGCACCCTGACCTACGCCTCGTCCAAACCGGTCAGTGATGCGGAGTTTGAAATCATCGCCCGGGAGCTGACGGAAAAGCATCGTGCCCAACAGGCCAATCGCATCCTGGAAAAGGAAACCAACCCCTTTGCCCGGCGCATCAAGACCACCATGCTGATGCAAACCCGGTCTTTCCTGCACGAAACCCCTTTTCCCCACATCCGTTATTTCCGGGATGCCGGAATCCGGCAATACGATGGTCCCAGCACCTGCCTGCGCTGCCATGCCACCATGCAGGTGACAGATGCCAAGGGCAAGGTGACCAATGTGGACACCCTGACCGACGTGGTGGAAACGGTGCATTTCAAGTTCCAGCGCAGTGGTCCCGGTTTCAGCACCTACGGCTATGACGGGCGTCAGGTCAATGCCGCAGGTTCCCGGGCCATTCCGGTAGGCAAGATTGACCGGGCCTGTGGTGTACCGGGTTCGTTCTCCTGGACCGGTTGGGCCGAACTGGCTGCCTCACGTCCAAACCAGCCGGAACCTGGCCAGCCAGGCACAGCCACCGCCCCGCATGCACCGGCCAAGAGTACCTTGCCCACACCGGCCAGCGCTGTCCAGAGCGCCATGCCTGCACCGGCCAACACCGTCCAGAGCGTCGCACCCACACCGGCCAACATCATCAAGAGTGATTTGACCGTTCCTTCCGACCCGACCCGGAAAGAAAAGACCGACCCCACAACCGAGGCCAGGACTGTCGCCAAAGCCGATGCCATTCCCGGCCACCCCGAAGGGACCCTCGCCCGCAGTGAAGGGTGTGGACAGTGCCATATCGGCGGCGGCTACCATCCGGCCACGGAAAAAATGATGCCGGTGGGCGATGTCCCGGAAAAGGTCAAGCAGGGAATCGACTGCCTGATCTGTCATGCCCAGGCTTACGATATGAACTATCGGCACGTCATCCAGGATGAGGGCGGAACCCGTTGGAACCAGGATCGTACCCTGAAAGCGGCCCTCACGGTCGGTATTCCCACCAAAGACAACTGCATGTTCTGCCACCAGCACAACATGGGCGGTGACCTGGAAGCCGATCTGGCCGCCAATGCCGCTCCACGCAACCTGGGCTACGAAAATCCGCGCCTGCTGCACCCGGGTGCCAAGCGGGCCAATTCCATCACCGCCGACAATGACGTGCATGCCGCAGCCGGTCTGATCTGCACCGACTGTCATGTCCCACAAGGTCACAAAATACCCCGGGGTACCAAAGGGGTGGATCTGGTGGCCACCGATCTTCCGGAACGGGAGGTCACCTGCGAGGGATGCCATACCAACGCCGCCCACCTGAAATCACCCTATCGGGCCATCCTGAACGGTCATCTGGACCGGGTCTCCTGCGAGGCCTGTCATATCCACAATCTGGGTAGCGACAGCGTCATGCTGCGGGACTGGATCCATCCGGTCTGGAACGAAGAGGAAGGCATCTATGTCTATCGGGATGTCCTGCGTTCCGGCGATCCCGGCAAGGGGTTCCTGTTCTTGTGGTTCAACGGCAATGGCACCTTCCTGGCCAATGCCCTGGGCGACAATCCCCTGGGCGGCAATGGCTACAATCCCCTCATGAACCAGATGGCCCGCATCGACGATCCGCAACTCATCGAACAGGTGCGGCAGGCGGCTCTGGAAATCAAGAAAAAACATCCCGAGCTCGATGTGGATCGCTATGTGCGCGAGGTGACACAGCCCCTGACACAGCTCACCCCGGAGATGCTCGCCAAACGCCAACGCATGATCGAAGAGAATATCCGGCCCGTCATGAAACAGGGACACAGCCGGATCTACCCCTTCAAGGTATTCAATGCAATCATGTATGAAGACATGTCCAACCAGGGACCGTTCGGGGCCATGATCCTCCCCTTTGACTATCCCACCTACTATGAAAAGGGCGATGCCCTGGCCTCCATGGTGGAAGCCATCAAGAGTCCCATCGTCCGGCGGATGTATCAGATTCCCTTCACCCAGTACATGATGAACGAGTTCATGAACTATTTCGGGGTGGAAAAGTGGTCCGGCATCTATCCCATGACCGATGATGGCAAGTTGCGCAATGTCGAATCCCACTGGATGCGGCAGATGGGGACCCTGATGATCAATCATGGCATCAAACGCGAAGGTCGCGGGTGCCGCGAGTGTCATGATCCCAAAGGCATCATCAATTTCAAGGCGTTGGGTTACCCAGAAGAGCGGATTCGGGATTTGACGCAGTTGCCCGAGTTGGAAAAAATTTCCTACACGCCCACCCAGACAACCAAAACGCCGAAACCGGCAACAAGTGGTCCGTCACCCGCCATGGGGGGTATGCCATCGGGTCAGCCATCCGGTGGAGGTGCATCCGGTGCGCCACTTCAGCCGCATCATCCCGGCATGATGCGCCCGCACATGCCGCCGATGGGGTATCCACCGCGAACCTATTGATCGCCCGAGTATCCAGCCAAGGCGGTCCCCCAAAGGGGGACCGCCTTTTGTTTCCTGATCCCTTGCAAACCGACCGGTGAGAATCCAGGCCATGACCGAAAAAAGTCGTCCGTTTTTTTCCTACTGGCGGGTCATGCGGGAAATGATGCGGTTTTTTCCCTGGCGCGGCCTGACCATCCTGGTCTGTCTGGTCATCTCCAGCACCATGGAAGGGGTGGGGCTGGCCTCCCTGCTGCCGGTGTTCAATCTCTCCCTGGGAGCTGCCGGAGGACCTGCTTCCGAAATTCAAAAATTGATTCTGCAACCCCTGGAGTATCTGGGGTTGCCCACCACCCTGGGCATGCTGCTCGGCGTGATTGCGCTGGCCCTGCTGATCAAGGCCCTGACCAAACTCTTCGCCATGACCCTGGTAGGCTATGCCGCAGCCCACATCATCACCCATTTGCGCCTGGAGCTGATTCGTGGTTTGACCGAGGCCAAATGGGGCTATTTTACCGGACAGCCGGTGGGACGGCTCTCCAATGCCCTGGGCATGGAGGCCACCCGGGCAGCCAGTGCCTTCATGTCGGGTACCGAGATGACGGCCTCGCTGATTCGCAGCGCACTCTTGCTGGGCACGGCCATATTTCTCTCCTGGCAGGTGTGTCTGGCTGCGGTCATCGTCAGTCTGTTGATCTATTTCATCCTTAAAAACACGGTCCATGGCATTCATCGGGCCGGGCAGGACAAAACCCGTCTTTCCAACCAGATGCTGATTCGCCTGGCCGACACCCTGCAAGGCATGAAGCCCCTCAAGGCCATGGCCCGGGAAAACCGCCTGCTCCCTTTCCTGGAAAAGCTGGTGCAGGGCTTGAACCTGGCGGAACGGCAGATGGCATTCAATCGCTACGTCATGGCTTCCATGCCGGAACCCATCATGGCCTTGTTCATGGCCATCGGCATCCATCAGGCCGTGACTCGCTGGCATGTTGACTTGTCGGTACTGATGGTTCTGGCCCTGCTGTTCAGTCGTATCGTCGGCACCTTTGGCGTCTTGCAGTTGCACCTGCAAAACCTGATGGATGTCGAGAGCGCCTACTGGTCCCTGCGCGAAGCGATCACCCATGCCCAGGCGGAGGAAGAACGCAGCGAAGGCCGGACCCCTCCCGGTTTTCACCAGGCCATCCGCATGGAAAACGTGTCGTTCGCTTTTGGGGAAAAACAGTTGCTGAAGGATTTATCCTTGGAAATTCCGGCTGGGCAGTTTGTCACCATTGCCGGACCCTCGGGGGCCGGCAAGACCACCCTGGTGGACATGATCATTGGCCTGTATCGTCCGCAACAGGGTGAGATTACCATCGACGGATTTTCCATGGCCGATATGGACCTGCGGGCTTGGCGACGGCGCATTGGCTACGTCCCCCAGGAAATGTTCCTGTTTCACGACACCATCCTGGCCAACCTGACCCTGGGCGATGATTCGGTGACCTTAGAGGCCGTCCAGGCCGCGTTGCAGCAGGCCGAGGCCTGGGATTTTGTCCAGTCGTTGCCGGAGGGGTTGCATACCGTCATTGGCGAACGGGGTTCCAAACTTTCCGGCGGGCAGCGGCAACGTATTGCCATTGCCCGTGCCCTGCTCGGCAATCCCGACCTGCTCATCCTGGATGAATCCACCACAGCCCTCGATCCCCCCACCGAACGCGCCATTTGTCAGACTTTACGGGGTTTGGCAGGCCGGGTCACCATCCTGGCCATCACCCATCAAACCGAACTGGTCCAGGCCGCCGACCGGGTGTTTCAGGTGGCCAATGGCAAGATTCTCCAGATAGAAAACAAATCAAAATAATTGACAGAGTCCATTGTGTCCGCCGTGGTGGAACAATTAGTACAAATATTACGCAGTCGAACAGACTATGCATGGCAACGGTTGGCCGATAATATTGCCCTGGATTTCCAAAATCTTCCCTCCCCAGATCATTTTCCTGCATCGCATGGCAACAATGTCCAGCCCAAACCGGCAGCAGCCTTCGCGCAACAAATAGGTACCCTCATTCAATCAGCAGTAAATTTAAATCTGAACGATTCCGAATTTTCTGCATGTTATAAAAAAATTGTGGCTGCCTCTTTCCGACTGGAAAATCAATCCAAAAAAGTTCCACATTATAAGCTCGCAGGTAACCAGGCCAATCGGTGCAAAATAGAACCTGATTCGGAACGTCTTTTTACTCGTTATCTCTCGGTTTATGATTTTTACCGCGCCTTCATTTATAAACAAAATAAAATCATGCCTTTACCTGAATCCATAAGAAGTGAAACCAATTATTTTTTTAATAATATATATAACGCCCATGACAATGAAGCCGTTGAAGGATGGATGGCCAGAGAGGATGATGCACAGGCTTTGGATCCCATGAACATGGACCGCTATCCAACTCCCGCATGGATCGTACCATGGAAAGATGCTCCACACCGATATCATTCCAATCCGATTGATGTGATCAAAATATTGGCTTTGCCGGGATATGCAACACAAGAAGATCGCGCAAATAAAATCGGATTGGTGGCTGTCACTTTCGATCTACCTGACGATGTCTTTATTTTGAAACCAACAATCCTTGATGCCCTGGAGCAGAAACAATCTTTTTTTCTTCCAGGTCGAACGTTGGAGTGTCAGGGGATGACCTGTCCCCTGGCGGACGATTTGCAAAATAATGACACAGAGCAAATAGGCAAGGGGGTTCCAGAATTCATTTGCAAACCACTCCGGGTTCCAGTCAGAATCAACAGGCGGACCATGGTCAAATTGGTGGGCACTTTCTGAGCAAAAGGTTTGGTACATCCATGGAGACTTATCGCCAGGAATATCGCAAGAAACTGAAAGAAACTGCCGCAGAGGGTGAGGAGCCTCTGTGGGTTCTCATGCGCAAGCGTTTTCTTGAGGGTGATGGACCGATTCTTGCCGAAGAAGAGGAGGACCTGACGGATGTGGTCCGCCGAGTCTGGTTGGAAGGACCCCCCGAGGTTCGCCATACCATCTTCCAAGTGCTGAACAATAAAATCATGGATCCATTTTTAAAAATCTTCAGCCATCCTGACGCTCATCAGGCCGATGCTGACTTGCCGATTCTTGCAGTCGATGCTTTGACATTATTGGAAGGTTTGCAAGCCTGGGGACCATTGAAAGATGAAATAAAAATTTTTTCCAAAAAAGTTTTAGATGATTTTCCATCATTTTTAAAGGTATTATCTAATATAGACACAAACAATTCTATCATATTAAAAATGCAATTAAAATTTGAGAGAATCTATCTTAATTTATTGGAGGATCGTGACGATATAGAAGGAACCTTGTCCAAT encodes:
- a CDS encoding ABC transporter ATP-binding protein encodes the protein MTEKSRPFFSYWRVMREMMRFFPWRGLTILVCLVISSTMEGVGLASLLPVFNLSLGAAGGPASEIQKLILQPLEYLGLPTTLGMLLGVIALALLIKALTKLFAMTLVGYAAAHIITHLRLELIRGLTEAKWGYFTGQPVGRLSNALGMEATRAASAFMSGTEMTASLIRSALLLGTAIFLSWQVCLAAVIVSLLIYFILKNTVHGIHRAGQDKTRLSNQMLIRLADTLQGMKPLKAMARENRLLPFLEKLVQGLNLAERQMAFNRYVMASMPEPIMALFMAIGIHQAVTRWHVDLSVLMVLALLFSRIVGTFGVLQLHLQNLMDVESAYWSLREAITHAQAEEERSEGRTPPGFHQAIRMENVSFAFGEKQLLKDLSLEIPAGQFVTIAGPSGAGKTTLVDMIIGLYRPQQGEITIDGFSMADMDLRAWRRRIGYVPQEMFLFHDTILANLTLGDDSVTLEAVQAALQQAEAWDFVQSLPEGLHTVIGERGSKLSGGQRQRIAIARALLGNPDLLILDESTTALDPPTERAICQTLRGLAGRVTILAITHQTELVQAADRVFQVANGKILQIENKSK
- a CDS encoding nitrite reductase, which gives rise to MTGKTANSQSGMGHMTIMGLLVVVLLLAGTGKKWIYPYFFEQYTGVVNRTLTYASSKPVSDAEFEIIARELTEKHRAQQANRILEKETNPFARRIKTTMLMQTRSFLHETPFPHIRYFRDAGIRQYDGPSTCLRCHATMQVTDAKGKVTNVDTLTDVVETVHFKFQRSGPGFSTYGYDGRQVNAAGSRAIPVGKIDRACGVPGSFSWTGWAELAASRPNQPEPGQPGTATAPHAPAKSTLPTPASAVQSAMPAPANTVQSVAPTPANIIKSDLTVPSDPTRKEKTDPTTEARTVAKADAIPGHPEGTLARSEGCGQCHIGGGYHPATEKMMPVGDVPEKVKQGIDCLICHAQAYDMNYRHVIQDEGGTRWNQDRTLKAALTVGIPTKDNCMFCHQHNMGGDLEADLAANAAPRNLGYENPRLLHPGAKRANSITADNDVHAAAGLICTDCHVPQGHKIPRGTKGVDLVATDLPEREVTCEGCHTNAAHLKSPYRAILNGHLDRVSCEACHIHNLGSDSVMLRDWIHPVWNEEEGIYVYRDVLRSGDPGKGFLFLWFNGNGTFLANALGDNPLGGNGYNPLMNQMARIDDPQLIEQVRQAALEIKKKHPELDVDRYVREVTQPLTQLTPEMLAKRQRMIEENIRPVMKQGHSRIYPFKVFNAIMYEDMSNQGPFGAMILPFDYPTYYEKGDALASMVEAIKSPIVRRMYQIPFTQYMMNEFMNYFGVEKWSGIYPMTDDGKLRNVESHWMRQMGTLMINHGIKREGRGCRECHDPKGIINFKALGYPEERIRDLTQLPELEKISYTPTQTTKTPKPATSGPSPAMGGMPSGQPSGGGASGAPLQPHHPGMMRPHMPPMGYPPRTY